In the genome of Bradyrhizobium sp. CIAT3101, one region contains:
- a CDS encoding efflux RND transporter periplasmic adaptor subunit codes for MAFRIKHAGMTASIAAMAAIAGGAWFLTHTGELRSAKAEQPAAASDVDIAQQTITMTDKQADAFKVLAAEPRAFRVVKQAVGSIDFNQNMLVQVFTPNPGKIVDTFFNVGDTVAKGATLFTIDSPDLLQAESTLLAAAGVLELQGRTLTRVKQLLKTGGGAQKDVDQAISDQQTAEGNYKAARDAVRIFGKTDEEIDRIVADRKVDSILIVPSPIAGQIVTRNAAPGLYVQPGNAPAPYSLADLSTMWMVANVIETDAPSYRIGQSVAVSVPAYPGEVFRGHVTTLGLNIDPTTHRQLVRSVIDDPAHKLRAGMLAGFSIETEGPKQSVAVPADAVVREGDGTMTVWVTPDRHRFERRSITVGIAQDGWYQILDGLKPGELVASSGAIFLSNKFATAVTG; via the coding sequence ATGGCATTTCGCATCAAGCATGCGGGCATGACGGCGAGCATTGCGGCAATGGCCGCCATCGCCGGCGGCGCCTGGTTTTTGACGCACACCGGCGAATTGCGCTCCGCCAAGGCGGAGCAGCCGGCAGCCGCCAGCGACGTCGATATCGCGCAGCAGACCATCACCATGACCGACAAGCAGGCCGACGCGTTCAAGGTGCTCGCCGCCGAGCCGCGCGCCTTCCGCGTCGTCAAGCAGGCCGTCGGCTCGATCGACTTCAACCAGAACATGCTGGTGCAGGTGTTCACGCCAAATCCCGGCAAGATCGTCGACACCTTCTTCAACGTCGGGGACACCGTCGCCAAGGGCGCGACGCTGTTCACCATCGACAGCCCCGATCTGCTGCAGGCTGAATCCACGCTGCTGGCCGCGGCCGGCGTGCTGGAGCTGCAGGGCCGCACGCTGACGCGCGTGAAGCAGCTCTTGAAGACCGGCGGCGGCGCGCAGAAGGACGTCGACCAGGCGATCTCCGACCAGCAGACGGCCGAAGGCAATTACAAGGCGGCGCGCGACGCCGTGCGCATCTTCGGCAAGACCGACGAGGAGATCGATCGCATCGTCGCCGATCGCAAGGTCGATTCCATCCTGATCGTGCCGAGCCCGATCGCGGGCCAGATCGTCACGCGCAACGCCGCACCCGGTCTCTACGTCCAGCCCGGCAACGCGCCGGCGCCCTACTCGCTCGCCGATCTCTCGACGATGTGGATGGTCGCCAACGTCATCGAGACCGACGCGCCGTCCTACCGCATCGGCCAGTCCGTCGCCGTCAGTGTCCCCGCTTATCCCGGCGAGGTGTTTCGCGGCCACGTGACGACGCTCGGGCTGAACATCGATCCCACCACGCACCGCCAATTGGTCCGCTCCGTGATCGACGATCCCGCCCACAAGCTGCGCGCCGGCATGCTGGCCGGCTTCTCGATCGAGACCGAGGGACCGAAACAGTCCGTCGCCGTGCCTGCGGACGCCGTGGTGCGCGAGGGCGACGGCACCATGACGGTGTGGGTGACGCCCGATCGCCACCGCTTCGAACGGCGCAGCATCACGGTCGGCATCGCGCAGGACGGCTGGTACCAGATCCTCGACGGGCTGAAGCCCGGCGAGCTGGTGGCTTCGAGCGGCGCGATCTTCCTCTCGAACAAGTTCGCCACCGCGGTCACGGGCTGA
- a CDS encoding response regulator transcription factor, whose protein sequence is MSKPANVVLLIDDEPKIRRFLRAGFELNGFVVLEAENATEALKIATFSAPDLIVLDLALPDLHGAEVLERIRAWSNIPIIILSVAAGEDDKVRLLQAGADDYVVKPFGMAELLARSEAALRRYFKSATENPVVVAGPLSVDLVTRTVSLNQSLVRLTRKEYRLLHVLAMHVGLVVTHDQLLKEIWSGNQRDNIQYLRILVRKLRQKIESDPNQPRLLITESGVGYRLQNRFDPVPVADRVG, encoded by the coding sequence ATGAGTAAGCCGGCAAACGTGGTTCTCCTGATCGACGATGAGCCGAAGATCAGGCGCTTTCTCCGCGCCGGTTTCGAGCTCAACGGCTTTGTCGTGCTCGAGGCCGAGAACGCGACCGAAGCCCTGAAGATCGCGACGTTCAGCGCGCCGGACCTCATCGTTCTCGACCTGGCGCTGCCGGACCTTCACGGCGCCGAGGTGCTCGAACGGATCCGCGCCTGGTCGAACATCCCGATCATCATTCTCTCCGTCGCCGCGGGCGAAGACGACAAGGTGCGGCTGCTGCAGGCCGGCGCCGACGATTATGTCGTCAAGCCGTTCGGCATGGCCGAGCTGCTCGCACGCAGTGAAGCCGCGCTGCGGCGCTATTTCAAATCGGCGACGGAGAATCCGGTCGTCGTCGCCGGCCCGCTCTCGGTCGACCTCGTGACGCGCACGGTGTCGCTGAACCAGAGCCTGGTTCGCCTGACGCGGAAGGAATACCGGCTGCTGCACGTGCTCGCCATGCATGTCGGCCTCGTCGTCACCCACGACCAGCTGCTCAAGGAGATCTGGAGCGGCAATCAGCGTGATAACATCCAGTACCTGCGCATTCTCGTGCGCAAGCTGCGCCAGAAGATCGAGAGCGACCCGAACCAGCCCCGCCTGTTGATCACGGAATCCGGCGTCGGTTACCGGCTTCAGAACCGGTTCGATCCCGTGCCCGTCGCCGATCGGGTCGGCTGA